A genomic region of Pelodiscus sinensis isolate JC-2024 chromosome 1, ASM4963464v1, whole genome shotgun sequence contains the following coding sequences:
- the LOC102456933 gene encoding olfactory receptor 52E4-like: protein MSDSNTSHFMSNPSTFVLLGIPGLEVVHVWISIPFCSMYLIALFGNVIILLIVKREPSLHEPMYYFLCMLAVADLVLSTSIVPKMLSIFWFNSREISFSACLTQMYFIHCVQSMESGIFVAMALDRYVAICHPLRHSSILTNSMVIRIALAVVLRSCMLVLPHPFLASHWPYCRTDLIPHTYCEHMAVVNLACANMHISSYYGLFVVFSLLGGDIFFISISYVQILRAVFRLPTKDARLKTFGTCGSHLCAIMTFYIPMIFSALMHRFGRNIGLHFHILMANVNVLVPPMLNPIIYGVRTKHIRDRLLRFFTETGANIFPVSEK, encoded by the coding sequence ATGTCGGATTCCAACACAAGCCACTTCATGAGCAATCCCTCCACTTTCGTCCTGCtcggcattcctggcctggaggtcGTGcacgtctggatctccatccccttctgcagcaTGTATCTTATAGCCCTCTTTGGGAACGTCATCATCCTGCTCATTGTGAAGAGGGAGCCAAGCCttcatgagcccatgtactatttcctctgcatgctggccgttgccgacctggtcctgtccacCTCCATCGTGCCCAAAATGTTGTCGATCTTCTGGTTCAACTCCAGGGAGATcagtttcagtgcctgcctcacccagatgtacttCATTCACTGCGTCCAATCAATGGAATCTGGGATCTttgtggccatggcgttggatcgctacgtggccatctgccatcccctgcgaCATTCCTCCATCCTGACAAACTCCATGGTCATCAGGATTGCCCTGGCCGTGGTACTGCGCAGTTGCATGCTTGTACTACCGCATCCATTCCTCGCTAGTCactggccatattgcagaactgACCTCATTCCCCACACTTATTGCGAGCACATGGCCGTGGTGAACCTGGCCTGTGCCAACATGCACAtcagtagttactacggcctctttgtggtCTTCTCTCTGCTTGGTGGGGATATATTTTTCATTTCCATATCCTAcgtccagatcctcagggccgtcttcagactccccacaaaagatgcccggctcaagacttttgggacctgtggctcccacctctgtgccatcATGACCTTTTACATCCCCATGATTTTTTCTGCCCTCATGCACCGGTTTGGCCGCAACATAGGCCTGCATTTCCACATTCTTATGGCTAATGTAAATGTGTTAGTGCCCCCGatgctaaaccccatcatctatggggtgaggaccaaacaTATACGGGACCGGCTGCTCCGGTTCTTTACTGAGACAGGAGCCAACATTTTCCCCGtgtcagaaaaataa